From a single Mycolicibacterium moriokaense genomic region:
- a CDS encoding YeiH family protein, with product MTEQTATENPAEDRDYGVGYAVAGVLLVIALGAATRFLEQEVPQWAKGTPFAKVAKSIEFPIYAIALGLIGNLVLSKLALRDALSRGFRTEFFIKTGLVLLGASINLKVLVTAAGPAIIQALLLITIVFGFTWWLGGVLKLEDKLRALLASAVSICGVSAAIAAAGAVQAKKEQLAYAASLVIAFALPSIFLLPWLADVLNLSEPVAGAWIGGNIDTTAAVAAAGALAGEDALQIATIVKTTQNALIGIVAIALTAYFALKVERKSAEQARPSLRQFWDRFPKFVLGFIAASIVGTLFLQWGGDKSAITTVNDLRTWFLIFAFVAIGLEFSLKGLKEAGWRPIALFASATVVNIVVALGLAAVLFGGFQVS from the coding sequence GTGACGGAGCAGACCGCCACCGAGAACCCCGCCGAGGACCGCGACTACGGGGTCGGCTACGCGGTCGCCGGGGTGCTGCTCGTCATCGCGTTGGGCGCGGCGACCCGATTCCTCGAACAGGAGGTTCCGCAGTGGGCCAAGGGCACCCCGTTCGCCAAGGTCGCCAAGTCCATCGAATTCCCGATCTACGCAATCGCTTTGGGCCTGATCGGTAACCTCGTTCTGTCGAAACTGGCACTGCGCGACGCGCTGTCGCGGGGCTTTCGTACCGAGTTCTTCATCAAAACGGGTCTGGTCCTGCTCGGGGCGTCCATCAACCTGAAGGTGCTCGTCACCGCGGCGGGACCGGCGATCATCCAGGCGCTGCTGTTGATCACCATCGTGTTCGGTTTCACCTGGTGGCTCGGCGGAGTCCTCAAGCTGGAGGACAAGTTGCGTGCACTGCTGGCGTCGGCCGTGTCGATCTGCGGTGTCAGCGCCGCCATCGCGGCCGCGGGAGCCGTGCAGGCGAAGAAGGAACAGCTCGCGTACGCCGCGTCGCTGGTGATCGCCTTTGCGCTGCCGTCGATCTTCCTACTGCCCTGGCTCGCAGACGTTCTCAACCTTTCCGAGCCCGTCGCCGGGGCGTGGATCGGCGGCAATATCGACACCACCGCGGCCGTCGCCGCCGCGGGCGCCCTCGCCGGTGAGGACGCCCTGCAGATCGCCACCATCGTCAAGACCACCCAGAACGCGTTGATCGGGATCGTCGCGATCGCGTTGACCGCGTACTTCGCGCTGAAGGTGGAGCGCAAGTCCGCCGAGCAAGCGCGGCCCTCGCTGCGCCAGTTCTGGGACCGGTTCCCCAAATTCGTGCTCGGCTTCATCGCCGCATCGATCGTCGGCACACTGTTTCTGCAGTGGGGCGGGGACAAGTCGGCGATCACGACGGTCAACGACCTGCGGACCTGGTTCCTGATCTTCGCGTTCGTCGCGATCGGCCTGGAGTTCTCGCTGAAGGGGCTCAAGGAAGCCGGCTGGCGGCCGATTGCGCTGTTCGCTTCGGCGACAGTGGTTAACATCGTCGTCGCGCTGGGCTTGGCCGCGGTGTTGTTCGGCGGTTTCCAGGTGAGTTAG
- a CDS encoding EF-Tu/IF-2/RF-3 family GTPase has translation MFKMTVVDVFSIRNRGVVATGRVESGTLRVGDTVHINGGPGLTVSAIEKFRKQQDEATVGENVGVLIKGIERTDMNRGDVLTSSSSSSPSPTYGEAPPI, from the coding sequence ATGTTCAAGATGACCGTCGTCGACGTCTTCTCCATCCGCAATCGCGGCGTAGTCGCAACCGGCCGAGTCGAAAGCGGGACGTTGCGCGTCGGCGACACCGTGCACATCAACGGCGGTCCAGGCCTCACGGTCTCCGCCATCGAGAAGTTTCGCAAACAGCAGGACGAGGCGACCGTCGGCGAAAACGTGGGAGTGCTGATCAAGGGGATCGAGAGAACCGATATGAACCGGGGCGACGTGTTGACCTCATCTTCCTCCTCATCCCCGTCCCCTACCTATGGCGAGGCGCCACCGATCTAA